TCTAATCATAACATAAATTTGAAGCCAAGAACCTAAATACAACAATGTTAAGTTTTAATTTTCTGTTTGTATCTGTTAATGCTGAAATCAGAGTAAGGAGCACTGGGAACAACGTCTGACATACCTACAAAAAATGAACAGTGAGGGAAATTCAGTGAATACAATTTATGCACCATTCAGTTACAATACAGTACATATATATTTGAATCACACACTTAATCACTTAATCATATATATATGTTACAAATATTGAATCAGGCACTTAATCATGTTTTGGTGTTTGTGTTTTTTGGCAGAAAGATTTCATAGGTAGAAAAACCGCAAATCTACAATGTGAAGTTGAGAATCGAAAGACAGAAGATGAGTTGTTCCTTGAAGCTACGGGTGGGTGGAGTGAAAAGGGAAGGATATTTGGTTTGGGGGCAGCTACTAACTCTTTCTATGAGAGACCCGGAGATAGGAGGACCAAAAAATCACGAACAAATTATGTAATGGAGCAAAAGAGAGAGCTTGATGAAACTAAGGAGAACCTTGCTGAAACTCAAGAGAACCTTGCTGAAACTCAAAAAAGACTTGCCGAAACTCAAAGAATTCTGGAGGATCTTCATGAACAATTTCGACTTATTGTGCAAGCCAACAATCTCTCGACCACTCCTACTTCTACGTCGTAGATGGATGACCGCAACCTTAGACTGAAGATTGCTTTTTGGAATGAAGGTGGTTTTTTTGTACATGCTGTGAAGCCTGATGTTATTTTATTTAGCATGCATAGTACTTCTAAAATAGGCCTCAAGGTATTATATTTGTGATTAAAGGTACTAATTATTAACCTTAGTTAATTAGAGGGGCTGCCTTTGTATAGTGGTACAAGCTCCTCCACTTGTTGGCTACTTTTTAAGCTTGGTTAATTAGAAAAAATACTAAGTACAGGGGCAACTTTTGTGGTACATGATGTTACCTTTGACATACTTTAAAAATTTCTATTAATATTTAACAATTATCATTTTGTGAGCTTCTTTTGTTTTAGTTTTAATATTTAAAGTTTAGGTAATTTAAGCTTGTgattcattaaaatatatttcctTAAAACAAATATTTGATATTATAATTTCTGAATTACAGCGACAGAAAACTATAAATCCGTAGCTAAAGATGAAAATCTCATATTATAAAACCAGAGATGGAAAAATAAATTCCGTAGCTAAAATCAGAGACGGAAAAAGAATTTCTGTTCCtgaatttagagacggatttacaTAAACCGTCTCTAGATTCTGCTACGGATAATCTTTTCTGTTTCTAAACCTAGAGACGGAATAATATAATTCTGTTCCTACATCTTCGCAACAGACTTTGAAACGGATTGTTTTCCGTCGCTCCTCCAGGGACGGATTCCTGGCCATCCGTCCCTATATCCATTTAGCGACAGGCTTTTTACCAACGGACGTGTTCCGTCTCTGTTTCCGTCTCTAACCTTATTCAGCTACGGATTTGTTATTTTAGAGACGGAATTTTTCTGTCGCTATATCGGtgtttttttgtagtgttttggagaacatgactataattttgggacggagggagtaattaattaCATACGTTAAGTTGAATATTCTAGATGTATGAACATGTTAGCTATGCAGgataagaaaaataaatccCCACCTCAAAGATCAGTAAATTGTTGAAAGGCGTGATAGCAAAATTGATATAATTGGTGGTGAAACAGAAAATTATTGAAAGGCGTGATAGCTTAATGGGTTAGTGCTAATATATAATTTAGGGGCCTCATTTGAGATTAAGATACCTAATCAAAAGTAAGAAATGATTACTTAACTAGTAAAGCACCAAAATTTGGATAAGATCGTCTCAGTATTAATATATATAGAATCCTATTCTGATAATTAAGTACACAATTGATCTACTCCATAGTTGTTTATCCCACAGAATGTGTATGAATTAGATGTGAACCTCTCTTTTGTTCATGGATTCTTTGGTTGTGGAACCCAATCTGAAAAAGATCCAGTTTATGCTTAGGTATATACTCAATTACGGATTATTCATCTTCTTTTCGCATAATCATCtttccaacaacaacaacaaaaaaatcctCCGTTCTAAAACAAATGCTCCATTCTACATTTATATTATTTACGCACTCtccattaattatgttttgtgaTTTGTACATGTGGAAAAGTATAGTTACACACTTATATGAGTTCATTTGTTAGTATAAAATTGTCGATAATTAAAGACATTAATGGTTAAAGTTACACTGATTACACAAAAGAAGATTATTTTACAGTAGAATACAAGAACCACACATGGAACAATTTCTCTGAAATAAGACAAGAGTAATGAAAAACCCATGTGAATGAGTGAATCCCTTGATTTGCAAGATACGTAGTAGTACGGAGTACATCACAAGATTCAAGTGAGGAAATGAGAGAGCAAGGGACCAACAAAATTTGGGGTTGTCCCTAGAAAGACTTGATAGAAATATCAACTTCACTGACTTTTCCAGAAAGTCAAGAGACCAGGCAGAAGTTATAGCAGCAAAAAATAAGGCAAATATGAAAAGTTAACATCCAAATGATGTGGAAGCTGCTACAGCCTACATGTACTAACAAGTGAACTCGTATAACTATATAGTTCAGGACCTAGTATttccgggtcgggttcgggtcagtTTTCggatcgggtcgatttttgacaggtctacacCTATGGTATCAAATAGTAATTTACTCTGCGTTCTCATTGGTTGTTGTCATATAAGCAACCTCACATGGGATTGAAATTTAAATCGAAAATTTTACATggtatttgaatttgaaaatttagaCCAATCACAGCCAAGCGTATGAAAATATTTCATACCCCGAGGCCTGAGGGTACATGTAGCCTTTTTGAAATGATGTTCACTTTACAAGACAAGGAAAGGCACATACTCTGTATGACATATCTGTAAGAGTGAATTCAGAAATTGTACTTAGTAACATCCCTAATGTCCATGCCAAATCTTTATGATGCCTTAATCGAGCAGCCCTACTTATAGAGTTATAGTTATGGAAGTTTCAGAAAATGTCATTACTGAAAACATTAGAGAGATGACATAGAAAGTAGACCATACATAACACCGCGTGGGATTATTAACTAGCGGACAGTATGGCGTCGTCACGGGAAGAGGCAACACGTAAACAGACGGCAAACAAAAACTATTTCCTGATAGTATCATATAATGAACTACCACTGCTACATAAGACAACAGAAGAAATTTCATGATGGTCTGAAAGTGATTAACAGATATATAAACCGAAGTTTCTCATACTTCCTTGGACTCACTATGCTGTGAAATTGCTGTCAGTATCAGATCAGAAATCTGAGCACATTTTGTTATTCAGAAACATATATGATCACTGAGTTTCGCGGAAACTGTCTGTACACCTAATCTAAATTAATTATTGGGAAGATTATGGGAATAATAATCTACTTTTAAATGTATATTTGATGACAATCGTTTGGCTAAATCAGCGAGACAAAATGTTCGGTAATCTACTCAACCATATCTGTATTAAACAACTAATCAAAGTGCACTGTTA
This genomic stretch from Spinacia oleracea cultivar Varoflay chromosome 3, BTI_SOV_V1, whole genome shotgun sequence harbors:
- the LOC110781400 gene encoding uncharacterized protein; this encodes MRLKLEKKLGYQPSPSEVYYETHADSGGCFVNAKAEAVWKDFIGRKTANLQCEVENRKTEDELFLEATGGWSEKGRIFGLGAATNSFYERPGDRRTKKSRTNYVMEQKRELDETKENLAETQENLAETQKRLAETQRILEDLHEQFRLIVQANNLSTTPTSTS